A genomic window from Elaeis guineensis isolate ETL-2024a chromosome 3, EG11, whole genome shotgun sequence includes:
- the LOC140856139 gene encoding LOW QUALITY PROTEIN: probable calcium-binding protein CML10 (The sequence of the model RefSeq protein was modified relative to this genomic sequence to represent the inferred CDS: deleted 2 bases in 2 codons), translating to MGLMRCILPRRNKSKPPPPPPSPSPSPSSTSPATPTLAAETPTKQLERVFNKFDSNGDGRISSSELAAIFRCLGHPPTDEELEIMMGEADFNGDGYISLEEFLDLNTNKVDAKAALEDLRHAFSVFDMDRNGSISVDELKKVLRSIGEGATMAQCKKMIDGVDQDGDGFISFEEFKDMMMGPSFTPASIDRVE from the exons ATGGGTCTCATGAGATGCATCCTCCCTCGCCGGAACAAATCcaagccgccgccgccgccgccgtcaCCGTCGCCGTCGCCGTCGTCGACCTCCCCCGCGACGCCGACGTTGGCAGCCGAGACACCAACCAAGCAACTTGAGAGGGTCTTCAACAAATTTGACTCGAATGGCGATGGCAGGATATCTTCCTCCGAGCTCGCCGCCATCTTCCGATGCCTCGGCCACCCGCCCACCGACGAGGAGCTG GAGATCATGATGGGGGAGGCTGACTTCAATGGGGATGGCTACATCAGCCTGGAAGAATTCTTGGATCTCAACACCAATAAAGTTGATGCCAAGGCAGCGCTGGAGGACCTCCGGCATGCGTTCTCGGTGTTCGACATGGACCGCAATGGCTCGATATCGGTCGACGAACTCAAA AAGGTGCTGCGGAGCATCGGCGAGGGGGCGACGATGGCGCAGTGCAAGAAGATGATCGACGGAGTGGATCAGGATGGGGATGGCTTCATTAGTTTTGAGGAGTTTAAGGACATGATGATGGGTCCTTCATTTACCCCTGCTTCAATAGACAGGGTGGAGTGA
- the LOC105040606 gene encoding uncharacterized protein isoform X4 gives MDPGCLTPALEGLYIDEVLHLHSLWHRGPHRNPNSHPNPTLRPASCAAFKKETKKKKKSKSKWEKKWERKKQQQQTSAAASDQPPAKVKEWPCNPTPEENAALPTWTDLTPPPAASQPRPPVSAEEQARAAADLAQQSGLKACEDFFSKKDGSDDGEEDEEDSMDDDEEETGEGYFQFFLGLFKSDGELREYYEKNWEKGDFSCLVCGAMGVKKLKRFGNCVGLIQHSNSISKTKRREAHRAFAKAMCEVLGWDINRLPSIVLDLGNSLGRSLAKTVNPQVFCVLCHLCLFGFVHLNFACCDAFASIFSKQS, from the coding sequence ATGGATCCTGGCTGCCTGACCCCCGCCCTCGAGGGCCTCTACATCGACGAAGTTCTCCACCTCCACTCTCTCTGGCACCGTGGCCCTCATCGGAACCCTAACTCTCACCCCAACCCTACCCTCCGGCCGGCCAGCTGTGCCGCATTCAAGAAAGAaaccaagaagaaaaagaagtcgaAATCCAAGTGGGAGAAGAAGTGGGAAAGGAAGAAGCAACAACAGCAAACCTCCGCCGCTGCCTCCGACCAGCCCCCGGCCAAAGTGAAAGAATGGCCGTGCAATCCCACGCCGGAAGAGAATGCTGCGCTGCCCACCTGGACTGATCTCACCCCGCCGCCAGCCGCCTCCCAGCCCCGGCCTCCGGTCTCCGCCGAGGAGCAGGCGAGAGCCGCCGCGGATCTGGCGCAGCAGAGCGGCCTGAAGGCCTGCGAGGACTTCTTCTCCAAGAAGGATGGCTCCGACGACGGAGAAGAGGACGAGGAGGATTCCATGGATGATGACGAGGAGGAGACCGGGGAGGGATATTTCCAGTTCTTCTTGGGCCTTTTCAAGAGCGATGGGGAGTTGAGGGAGTACTATGAGAAAAACTGGGAGAAGGGAGACTTCAGCTGCTTGGTTTGTGGGGCGATGGGCGTCAAGAAGTTGAAGAGGTTCGGCAACTGCGTCGGGCTCATCCAGCACTCAAACTCCATCTCCAAGACAAAGAGGAGGGAAGCGCACCGGGCTTTCGCGAAGGCCATGTGCGAAGTGCTTGGTTGGGACATCAACAGACTGCCAAGCATCGTTCTTGATTTGGGCAACTCACTCGGCCGGTCCTTGGCTAAAACTGTCAATCCACAGGTTTTTTGTGTTCTTTGCCATTTATGCCTATTTGGTTTTGTTCATCTGAATTTTGCATGTTGCGATGCGTTTGCTTCGATCTTTAGCAAGCAATCTTGA